Proteins encoded in a region of the Zea mays cultivar B73 chromosome 4, Zm-B73-REFERENCE-NAM-5.0, whole genome shotgun sequence genome:
- the LOC103653363 gene encoding reticulon-like protein B21 isoform X1, which produces MQPGGAASSTATGGRRRVSVQSTRSAGATPASSVWEARMKMDEVRGGVKVFSAGAADEPADEEGVRVYRRLRRNQSEGGGAGAADTAAKKRRSWKASKPVTAIGDLRKSRSDAAAAVTTATTTATAVVARRAVARVSMPEKKVAPAPAAAAGEVKEVVVVEVHKAAAADAKNVARGPDEELDDDDDDHDDGAEGELLDEEQETDEEEEKEMLDLQDHMAIDDDEQTAPHQVDDDDEQDLEPPTKAGIKPTLSVEEERATNPEPVKPPPPGKKLASVVDLRAVNPEPMTPAPPPVEKKATPIVVHRMTNFELAQSFPEKKALPAVGPRIPKTEPASSPPGGEEYEEIQGRPSQPSRSQARMQNIVNLVMWTDVSKSALVFGLGTFLLVSSSYAKDLNFNTITAASYAGLIYLGLRFLRKSILSRGESVECDDDGGVGGDRCCYLVGEEDAVWLLRLVLPYVNEVLLNLRSLFSGEPATTMKLALILFAMARCGNFVTLWTLAKLVFFGVFIIPKVCSSYSTQLARYAWAKGEKHIGGNPGWAGQTGSPTAIKQVLAGEAEGRLGVVHPQEGRGGGRLHAGLERLVHGVARLGGVHAGGGRQVLPPARRGVRLEQQQRGGAGTASGRRRRAAAAAAEAQGPGRVVVAAAGVRGAAAAQAGAGLRRVRPREAQGSGRHPASVTVGVAFRGCMRL; this is translated from the exons ATGCAGCCGGGAGGCGCGGCTTCCAGTACCGCCACCGGTGGACGGAGGCGCGTGTCGGTGCAGTCCACCAGGAGCGCCGGCGCCACACCGGCGTCGTCGGTGTGGGAGGCGCGGATGAAGATGGACGAGGTCAGGGGCGGCGTCAAGGTCTTCAGCGCCGGCGCCGCCGACGAGCCGGCGGACGAGGAGGGCGTGCGGGTCtaccgccgcctgcgccgcaaccAGAGCGAGGGCGGCGGCGCCGGTGCCGCGGACACCGCCGCCAAGAAGAGGCGCAGCTGGAAGGCTTCCAAGCCGGTCACCGCGATCGGGGACCTCCGCAAGTCGCGCtccgacgccgccgccgccgtgacgacggccaccaccaccgccactgcGGTGGTTGCTAGGCGGGCCGTGGCGCGGGTATCCATGCCCGAGAAGAAGGTGGCGCCGGCGCCAGCGGCCGCCGCCGGCGAGGTCAAGGAGGTGGTGGTCGTGGAAGTGCACAAGGCTGCGGCGGCAGACGCGAAGAACGTGGCGCGAGGACCAGATGAGGAgttggacgacgacgacgacgaccacgacgaCGGCGCGGAGGGTGAATTGTTGGACGAGGAGCAGGAGAcagacgaggaggaagaaaaagAGATGCTGGATCTGCAGGATCACATGGCCATTGACGACGACGAGCAAACTGCTCCGCACCAAG tggacgacgacgacgagcaaGATCTTGAGCCACCGACAAAAG CAGGGATTAAGCCCACGCTGTCGGTGGAAGAAGAGAGAGCGACCAACCCAGAGCCGGTGAAGCCGCCGCCTCCAG GGAAGAAACTAGCCTCGGTGGTCGATCTCCGAGCGGTCAATCCGGAACCCATGACCCCTGCTCCTCCGCCAG TCGAGAAGAAGGCGACACCGATAGTGGTTCACCGCATGACCAACTTCGAGCTGGCACAATCTTTTCCAG AGAAGAAAGCTTTGCCGGCGGTGGGTCCCCGGATTCCGAAGACAGAGCCTGCCAGCAGTCCTCCTGGTG GTGAGGAGTATGAGGAGATCCAAGGAAGACCATCTCAACCGAGCAGAAGTCAAGCGAGAATGCAGAACATTG TGAATCTGGTGATGTGGACCGACGTGTCAAAATCCGCGCTGGTGTTCGGACTAGGGACTTTCTTGCTCGTCTCCTCCTCCTACGCCAAAGACCTAAACTTCAA CACGATCACGGCGGCGTCGTATGCAGGCCTGATCTACCTCGGTCTACGCTTCCTGCGCAAGTCCATACTGAGCAG GGGTGAAAGTGTGGAGTGCGACGATGATGGAGGCGTCGGCGGCGATAGGTGCTGCTACCTGGTCGGGGAGGAGGATGCCGTGTGGCTGCTGAGGCTGGTGCTGCCGTACGTCAACGAGGTGCTGCTAAACCTGAGGTCTCTCTTCTCCGGCGAGCCTGCGACCACCATGAAG CTGGCGCTGATACTGTTCGCGATGGCCCGGTGCGGCAACTTTGTCACCCTCTGGACGCTGGCCAAACTGG TGTTCTTTGGGGTCTTCATCATCCCCAAGGTGTGCTCCTCTTACTCCACGCAGCTGGCACGATACG CATGGGCAAAGGGCGAAAAGCACATCGGCGGAAAccccggctgggccggccagacaGGAAGCCCAACGGCGATAAA GCAGGTTCTGGCTGGAGAGGCTGAGGGACGCCTGGGAGTCGTGCACCCACAAGAAGGCCGTGGTGGCGGCCGCCTTCACGCTGGTCTGGAACGTCTCGTCCACGGCGTCGCGCGTCTGGGCGGTGTTCATGCTGGCGGTGGCCGTCAAGTGCTACCACCAGCGCGTCGGGGAGTTCGGCTGGAGCAGCAGCAGCGCGGGGGCGCAGGAACAGCCagcggacgacgacgacgagccgccgccgccgccgccgaagcACAGGGCCCAGGACGAGTCGTCGTCGCCGCGGCAGGAGTTCGGGGCGCCGCCGCGGCACAGGCGGGCGCCGGTCTCCGGCG
- the LOC103653363 gene encoding reticulon-like protein B21 isoform X4 — MQPGGAASSTATGGRRRVSVQSTRSAGATPASSVWEARMKMDEVRGGVKVFSAGAADEPADEEGVRVYRRLRRNQSEGGGAGAADTAAKKRRSWKASKPVTAIGDLRKSRSDAAAAVTTATTTATAVVARRAVARVSMPEKKVAPAPAAAAGEVKEVVVVEVHKAAAADAKNVARGPDEELDDDDDDHDDGAEGELLDEEQETDEEEEKEMLDLQDHMAIDDDEQTAPHQVDDDDEQDLEPPTKGIKPTLSVEEERATNPEPVKPPPPGKKLASVVDLRAVNPEPMTPAPPPVEKKATPIVVHRMTNFELAQSFPEKKALPAVGPRIPKTEPASSPPGGEEYEEIQGRPSQPSRSQARMQNIVNLVMWTDVSKSALVFGLGTFLLVSSSYAKDLNFNTITAASYAGLIYLGLRFLRKSILSRGESVECDDDGGVGGDRCCYLVGEEDAVWLLRLVLPYVNEVLLNLRSLFSGEPATTMKLALILFAMARCGNFVTLWTLAKLVFFGVFIIPKVCSSYSTQLARYGRFWLERLRDAWESCTHKKAVVAAAFTLVWNVSSTASRVWAVFMLAVAVKCYHQRVGEFGWSSSSAGAQEQPADDDDEPPPPPPKHRAQDESSSPRQEFGAPPRHRRAPVSGEFARERLRARGGIQPR; from the exons ATGCAGCCGGGAGGCGCGGCTTCCAGTACCGCCACCGGTGGACGGAGGCGCGTGTCGGTGCAGTCCACCAGGAGCGCCGGCGCCACACCGGCGTCGTCGGTGTGGGAGGCGCGGATGAAGATGGACGAGGTCAGGGGCGGCGTCAAGGTCTTCAGCGCCGGCGCCGCCGACGAGCCGGCGGACGAGGAGGGCGTGCGGGTCtaccgccgcctgcgccgcaaccAGAGCGAGGGCGGCGGCGCCGGTGCCGCGGACACCGCCGCCAAGAAGAGGCGCAGCTGGAAGGCTTCCAAGCCGGTCACCGCGATCGGGGACCTCCGCAAGTCGCGCtccgacgccgccgccgccgtgacgacggccaccaccaccgccactgcGGTGGTTGCTAGGCGGGCCGTGGCGCGGGTATCCATGCCCGAGAAGAAGGTGGCGCCGGCGCCAGCGGCCGCCGCCGGCGAGGTCAAGGAGGTGGTGGTCGTGGAAGTGCACAAGGCTGCGGCGGCAGACGCGAAGAACGTGGCGCGAGGACCAGATGAGGAgttggacgacgacgacgacgaccacgacgaCGGCGCGGAGGGTGAATTGTTGGACGAGGAGCAGGAGAcagacgaggaggaagaaaaagAGATGCTGGATCTGCAGGATCACATGGCCATTGACGACGACGAGCAAACTGCTCCGCACCAAG tggacgacgacgacgagcaaGATCTTGAGCCACCGACAAAAG GGATTAAGCCCACGCTGTCGGTGGAAGAAGAGAGAGCGACCAACCCAGAGCCGGTGAAGCCGCCGCCTCCAG GGAAGAAACTAGCCTCGGTGGTCGATCTCCGAGCGGTCAATCCGGAACCCATGACCCCTGCTCCTCCGCCAG TCGAGAAGAAGGCGACACCGATAGTGGTTCACCGCATGACCAACTTCGAGCTGGCACAATCTTTTCCAG AGAAGAAAGCTTTGCCGGCGGTGGGTCCCCGGATTCCGAAGACAGAGCCTGCCAGCAGTCCTCCTGGTG GTGAGGAGTATGAGGAGATCCAAGGAAGACCATCTCAACCGAGCAGAAGTCAAGCGAGAATGCAGAACATTG TGAATCTGGTGATGTGGACCGACGTGTCAAAATCCGCGCTGGTGTTCGGACTAGGGACTTTCTTGCTCGTCTCCTCCTCCTACGCCAAAGACCTAAACTTCAA CACGATCACGGCGGCGTCGTATGCAGGCCTGATCTACCTCGGTCTACGCTTCCTGCGCAAGTCCATACTGAGCAG GGGTGAAAGTGTGGAGTGCGACGATGATGGAGGCGTCGGCGGCGATAGGTGCTGCTACCTGGTCGGGGAGGAGGATGCCGTGTGGCTGCTGAGGCTGGTGCTGCCGTACGTCAACGAGGTGCTGCTAAACCTGAGGTCTCTCTTCTCCGGCGAGCCTGCGACCACCATGAAG CTGGCGCTGATACTGTTCGCGATGGCCCGGTGCGGCAACTTTGTCACCCTCTGGACGCTGGCCAAACTGG TGTTCTTTGGGGTCTTCATCATCCCCAAGGTGTGCTCCTCTTACTCCACGCAGCTGGCACGATACG GCAGGTTCTGGCTGGAGAGGCTGAGGGACGCCTGGGAGTCGTGCACCCACAAGAAGGCCGTGGTGGCGGCCGCCTTCACGCTGGTCTGGAACGTCTCGTCCACGGCGTCGCGCGTCTGGGCGGTGTTCATGCTGGCGGTGGCCGTCAAGTGCTACCACCAGCGCGTCGGGGAGTTCGGCTGGAGCAGCAGCAGCGCGGGGGCGCAGGAACAGCCagcggacgacgacgacgagccgccgccgccgccgccgaagcACAGGGCCCAGGACGAGTCGTCGTCGCCGCGGCAGGAGTTCGGGGCGCCGCCGCGGCACAGGCGGGCGCCGGTCTCCGGCG
- the LOC103653363 gene encoding reticulon-like protein B21 isoform X2, which produces MQPGGAASSTATGGRRRVSVQSTRSAGATPASSVWEARMKMDEVRGGVKVFSAGAADEPADEEGVRVYRRLRRNQSEGGGAGAADTAAKKRRSWKASKPVTAIGDLRKSRSDAAAAVTTATTTATAVVARRAVARVSMPEKKVAPAPAAAAGEVKEVVVVEVHKAAAADAKNVARGPDEELDDDDDDHDDGAEGELLDEEQETDEEEEKEMLDLQDHMAIDDDEQTAPHQVDDDDEQDLEPPTKGIKPTLSVEEERATNPEPVKPPPPGKKLASVVDLRAVNPEPMTPAPPPVEKKATPIVVHRMTNFELAQSFPEKKALPAVGPRIPKTEPASSPPGGEEYEEIQGRPSQPSRSQARMQNIVNLVMWTDVSKSALVFGLGTFLLVSSSYAKDLNFNTITAASYAGLIYLGLRFLRKSILSRGESVECDDDGGVGGDRCCYLVGEEDAVWLLRLVLPYVNEVLLNLRSLFSGEPATTMKLALILFAMARCGNFVTLWTLAKLVFFGVFIIPKVCSSYSTQLARYAWAKGEKHIGGNPGWAGQTGSPTAIKQVLAGEAEGRLGVVHPQEGRGGGRLHAGLERLVHGVARLGGVHAGGGRQVLPPARRGVRLEQQQRGGAGTASGRRRRAAAAAAEAQGPGRVVVAAAGVRGAAAAQAGAGLRRVRPREAQGSGRHPASVTVGVAFRGCMRL; this is translated from the exons ATGCAGCCGGGAGGCGCGGCTTCCAGTACCGCCACCGGTGGACGGAGGCGCGTGTCGGTGCAGTCCACCAGGAGCGCCGGCGCCACACCGGCGTCGTCGGTGTGGGAGGCGCGGATGAAGATGGACGAGGTCAGGGGCGGCGTCAAGGTCTTCAGCGCCGGCGCCGCCGACGAGCCGGCGGACGAGGAGGGCGTGCGGGTCtaccgccgcctgcgccgcaaccAGAGCGAGGGCGGCGGCGCCGGTGCCGCGGACACCGCCGCCAAGAAGAGGCGCAGCTGGAAGGCTTCCAAGCCGGTCACCGCGATCGGGGACCTCCGCAAGTCGCGCtccgacgccgccgccgccgtgacgacggccaccaccaccgccactgcGGTGGTTGCTAGGCGGGCCGTGGCGCGGGTATCCATGCCCGAGAAGAAGGTGGCGCCGGCGCCAGCGGCCGCCGCCGGCGAGGTCAAGGAGGTGGTGGTCGTGGAAGTGCACAAGGCTGCGGCGGCAGACGCGAAGAACGTGGCGCGAGGACCAGATGAGGAgttggacgacgacgacgacgaccacgacgaCGGCGCGGAGGGTGAATTGTTGGACGAGGAGCAGGAGAcagacgaggaggaagaaaaagAGATGCTGGATCTGCAGGATCACATGGCCATTGACGACGACGAGCAAACTGCTCCGCACCAAG tggacgacgacgacgagcaaGATCTTGAGCCACCGACAAAAG GGATTAAGCCCACGCTGTCGGTGGAAGAAGAGAGAGCGACCAACCCAGAGCCGGTGAAGCCGCCGCCTCCAG GGAAGAAACTAGCCTCGGTGGTCGATCTCCGAGCGGTCAATCCGGAACCCATGACCCCTGCTCCTCCGCCAG TCGAGAAGAAGGCGACACCGATAGTGGTTCACCGCATGACCAACTTCGAGCTGGCACAATCTTTTCCAG AGAAGAAAGCTTTGCCGGCGGTGGGTCCCCGGATTCCGAAGACAGAGCCTGCCAGCAGTCCTCCTGGTG GTGAGGAGTATGAGGAGATCCAAGGAAGACCATCTCAACCGAGCAGAAGTCAAGCGAGAATGCAGAACATTG TGAATCTGGTGATGTGGACCGACGTGTCAAAATCCGCGCTGGTGTTCGGACTAGGGACTTTCTTGCTCGTCTCCTCCTCCTACGCCAAAGACCTAAACTTCAA CACGATCACGGCGGCGTCGTATGCAGGCCTGATCTACCTCGGTCTACGCTTCCTGCGCAAGTCCATACTGAGCAG GGGTGAAAGTGTGGAGTGCGACGATGATGGAGGCGTCGGCGGCGATAGGTGCTGCTACCTGGTCGGGGAGGAGGATGCCGTGTGGCTGCTGAGGCTGGTGCTGCCGTACGTCAACGAGGTGCTGCTAAACCTGAGGTCTCTCTTCTCCGGCGAGCCTGCGACCACCATGAAG CTGGCGCTGATACTGTTCGCGATGGCCCGGTGCGGCAACTTTGTCACCCTCTGGACGCTGGCCAAACTGG TGTTCTTTGGGGTCTTCATCATCCCCAAGGTGTGCTCCTCTTACTCCACGCAGCTGGCACGATACG CATGGGCAAAGGGCGAAAAGCACATCGGCGGAAAccccggctgggccggccagacaGGAAGCCCAACGGCGATAAA GCAGGTTCTGGCTGGAGAGGCTGAGGGACGCCTGGGAGTCGTGCACCCACAAGAAGGCCGTGGTGGCGGCCGCCTTCACGCTGGTCTGGAACGTCTCGTCCACGGCGTCGCGCGTCTGGGCGGTGTTCATGCTGGCGGTGGCCGTCAAGTGCTACCACCAGCGCGTCGGGGAGTTCGGCTGGAGCAGCAGCAGCGCGGGGGCGCAGGAACAGCCagcggacgacgacgacgagccgccgccgccgccgccgaagcACAGGGCCCAGGACGAGTCGTCGTCGCCGCGGCAGGAGTTCGGGGCGCCGCCGCGGCACAGGCGGGCGCCGGTCTCCGGCG
- the LOC103653363 gene encoding reticulon-like protein B21 isoform X3, giving the protein MQPGGAASSTATGGRRRVSVQSTRSAGATPASSVWEARMKMDEVRGGVKVFSAGAADEPADEEGVRVYRRLRRNQSEGGGAGAADTAAKKRRSWKASKPVTAIGDLRKSRSDAAAAVTTATTTATAVVARRAVARVSMPEKKVAPAPAAAAGEVKEVVVVEVHKAAAADAKNVARGPDEELDDDDDDHDDGAEGELLDEEQETDEEEEKEMLDLQDHMAIDDDEQTAPHQVDDDDEQDLEPPTKAGIKPTLSVEEERATNPEPVKPPPPGKKLASVVDLRAVNPEPMTPAPPPVEKKATPIVVHRMTNFELAQSFPEKKALPAVGPRIPKTEPASSPPGGEEYEEIQGRPSQPSRSQARMQNIVNLVMWTDVSKSALVFGLGTFLLVSSSYAKDLNFNTITAASYAGLIYLGLRFLRKSILSRGESVECDDDGGVGGDRCCYLVGEEDAVWLLRLVLPYVNEVLLNLRSLFSGEPATTMKLALILFAMARCGNFVTLWTLAKLVFFGVFIIPKVCSSYSTQLARYGRFWLERLRDAWESCTHKKAVVAAAFTLVWNVSSTASRVWAVFMLAVAVKCYHQRVGEFGWSSSSAGAQEQPADDDDEPPPPPPKHRAQDESSSPRQEFGAPPRHRRAPVSGEFARERLRARGGIQPR; this is encoded by the exons ATGCAGCCGGGAGGCGCGGCTTCCAGTACCGCCACCGGTGGACGGAGGCGCGTGTCGGTGCAGTCCACCAGGAGCGCCGGCGCCACACCGGCGTCGTCGGTGTGGGAGGCGCGGATGAAGATGGACGAGGTCAGGGGCGGCGTCAAGGTCTTCAGCGCCGGCGCCGCCGACGAGCCGGCGGACGAGGAGGGCGTGCGGGTCtaccgccgcctgcgccgcaaccAGAGCGAGGGCGGCGGCGCCGGTGCCGCGGACACCGCCGCCAAGAAGAGGCGCAGCTGGAAGGCTTCCAAGCCGGTCACCGCGATCGGGGACCTCCGCAAGTCGCGCtccgacgccgccgccgccgtgacgacggccaccaccaccgccactgcGGTGGTTGCTAGGCGGGCCGTGGCGCGGGTATCCATGCCCGAGAAGAAGGTGGCGCCGGCGCCAGCGGCCGCCGCCGGCGAGGTCAAGGAGGTGGTGGTCGTGGAAGTGCACAAGGCTGCGGCGGCAGACGCGAAGAACGTGGCGCGAGGACCAGATGAGGAgttggacgacgacgacgacgaccacgacgaCGGCGCGGAGGGTGAATTGTTGGACGAGGAGCAGGAGAcagacgaggaggaagaaaaagAGATGCTGGATCTGCAGGATCACATGGCCATTGACGACGACGAGCAAACTGCTCCGCACCAAG tggacgacgacgacgagcaaGATCTTGAGCCACCGACAAAAG CAGGGATTAAGCCCACGCTGTCGGTGGAAGAAGAGAGAGCGACCAACCCAGAGCCGGTGAAGCCGCCGCCTCCAG GGAAGAAACTAGCCTCGGTGGTCGATCTCCGAGCGGTCAATCCGGAACCCATGACCCCTGCTCCTCCGCCAG TCGAGAAGAAGGCGACACCGATAGTGGTTCACCGCATGACCAACTTCGAGCTGGCACAATCTTTTCCAG AGAAGAAAGCTTTGCCGGCGGTGGGTCCCCGGATTCCGAAGACAGAGCCTGCCAGCAGTCCTCCTGGTG GTGAGGAGTATGAGGAGATCCAAGGAAGACCATCTCAACCGAGCAGAAGTCAAGCGAGAATGCAGAACATTG TGAATCTGGTGATGTGGACCGACGTGTCAAAATCCGCGCTGGTGTTCGGACTAGGGACTTTCTTGCTCGTCTCCTCCTCCTACGCCAAAGACCTAAACTTCAA CACGATCACGGCGGCGTCGTATGCAGGCCTGATCTACCTCGGTCTACGCTTCCTGCGCAAGTCCATACTGAGCAG GGGTGAAAGTGTGGAGTGCGACGATGATGGAGGCGTCGGCGGCGATAGGTGCTGCTACCTGGTCGGGGAGGAGGATGCCGTGTGGCTGCTGAGGCTGGTGCTGCCGTACGTCAACGAGGTGCTGCTAAACCTGAGGTCTCTCTTCTCCGGCGAGCCTGCGACCACCATGAAG CTGGCGCTGATACTGTTCGCGATGGCCCGGTGCGGCAACTTTGTCACCCTCTGGACGCTGGCCAAACTGG TGTTCTTTGGGGTCTTCATCATCCCCAAGGTGTGCTCCTCTTACTCCACGCAGCTGGCACGATACG GCAGGTTCTGGCTGGAGAGGCTGAGGGACGCCTGGGAGTCGTGCACCCACAAGAAGGCCGTGGTGGCGGCCGCCTTCACGCTGGTCTGGAACGTCTCGTCCACGGCGTCGCGCGTCTGGGCGGTGTTCATGCTGGCGGTGGCCGTCAAGTGCTACCACCAGCGCGTCGGGGAGTTCGGCTGGAGCAGCAGCAGCGCGGGGGCGCAGGAACAGCCagcggacgacgacgacgagccgccgccgccgccgccgaagcACAGGGCCCAGGACGAGTCGTCGTCGCCGCGGCAGGAGTTCGGGGCGCCGCCGCGGCACAGGCGGGCGCCGGTCTCCGGCG